DNA sequence from the Coregonus clupeaformis isolate EN_2021a chromosome 30, ASM2061545v1, whole genome shotgun sequence genome:
AAGACTGGGCTGAGAAACAATACAGAACCATACTTCAGGAAAGGTTTCAGAAGAACATGAGTTTGAGAATGAAGGGTATTGCAGTCTTTTTGCTGGCACTATGctgctgtctatctgtctctcaggGAGACCACGAGGACCAGAAAGCATGCTGTCCATCTGACACTGGTTCTCTGATGAAAGAACTGATATCTATAGGAGAGAACCTAGGAGCCATGGGGGAGAAACTGTGAACTATGGGGGATAACCTGAGACTCATGGAGACCCGGTTACAAACCAGTGAGAATGAAGTGGAGGAGCTGAAGAGAGTATGaaggactacaaaaggaaaaccagccacgtcgccgacaccgacgtctcgcttccagacaagctaaacaccttcttcgcccgctttgaggataacacagtgccaccgacttggcccactaccaaggactgtgggctctccttctccgtagccgacgtgagtaagacatttaagcatgttaacccccgcaaggctgccggcccagacggcatccctagccgcgtcctcagagcatgtgcagaccagctggctggtgtgtttacggacatattcaatctctccctatcccagtctgctgtccccacatgcttcaagatggccaccattgttcctgtacccaagaaagcaaaggtacctgaactaaatgactatcaccccataGCCCTcagaagtgctttgagagactagtcaaggatcatgtcaccctagacccacatcaatttgcttaccaccccaatagatccacagacaatgcaatcaccaccacactgcagactgccctatcccatctggacaagaggaatacctatgtaagaatgctgttcattgactatagctcagcattcaacaccatagtaccctccaagctcatcattaagctcgaggccctgggtctgaaccccgccctgtgcaactgggtcctggacttcctgatgggtggcccccaggtggtgaaggtaggaaacaacatctccactttgctgatcctcaacactggggccccacaagggtgcgtgctcagccccctcctgtactcactgttcacccatgactgcgtggccaagcacgcctccaactcaatcatcaagtttgcagacaacacaacagtagtaggcttgattaccaacaatgacgagacagcctacagggaggaggtgagggctctgggagtgtggtgccaggaaaataacatctcactcaacgtcaacaaaacaaaggagatgatcgtggacttcaggaaacagcagagggtgcacccccctatccacatcgacgggactgcagtggagaaggtggaaagcttcaagttccttggcgtacacatcactaacaaacttcaatggtccacccacgcagacagtgtggtgaagaaggtgcaacagagcctcttcaacctcaggaggctgaagaaatttggtttggcacctaaaaccctcaacaacttttacagatgcacaattgagagcatactgtcgggctgtatcaccacctggtacggcaactgcaccgcccgcatccgcagggctctccagagggtggtgcggtctgccgaacacattaccgggggcaaactacccgccctcctgGACACCTACagtacccgatgtcacaggaaggccaaaaatatcatcaaggacatcaaccacccgagccactgcctgttcaccccgctatcatccagaaggcgaggtcagtacaggtgcatcaaagctgggaccgagagaatgaaaaacagcttctatctcaaggccatcagactgctaaatagccataataataataataataatatgccatttagcagtagcgcactagaggctgctgctgcctattgaaatcactggccactttaggaaatggaacactagtcactttaataatgtttacatatcttgcattactcatctcatatgtatatactgtattctatactattgtactgtatcttagtccatgccgctctgtcactGCTTGTCCAtacatgtatatattcttaaattccattccttacttagatttgtgtgtattgggtatatgttgtgaaattgttagatattacttgttagatattattgcaGAAGCACTAGAAGCAccagcattttgctacacccgcaataacatctgctaaacacgtgtatgtgacaaataaaatgtgatttgatttgagtcacTGGAGGTAATGTAGCGCTTTTCACATTTGTCCCCAGCCTCCTATCCACCCATTGCTTCTCTGCCTATTATAGGGATTATCCTATATTTAACTTTCTAACAACCTCTGATCTTTTAGTACATTATTGCATACAACtgatgatatacactgagtgtacaaaacattaggaacaccaggtgagctatgatcccttattgatgtcacttgttaaatccaattcaatccgtgtagatgaaggggaggagacaggttaaagaaggatttttaagccttgagacaactgagacatggtttgtgtatgtgtgccattcagaaggtgaatgggcaagacaaaatatttaagtgcctttgaacagtgtatggtagtaggtgccaggagcagtgtcaagaactgcaacactgctgggtttttcacgctcaagagtttcccgtgtgtatcaagaatgttccaccacccaaaggacatccagccaacttcacacaactgtgggaagcattggagtcaacatgggccagcattcctgaggaaagctttcgacaccttatagagtccatgccccgacgaatttatGCTGttgtgagggcaaaagggggtgtattaggaaggtgttcctaatgttttgtacactcagtgtactttTTAATATAGGTAATCTCATCCATCCTGTATCTCTCTCAGGCCAGCCTCAGGTGGCTTTCTCCGCAACTCTCCAGGAGACAGGCAATGCCGCTGGGAACACTGGACCTTTCACCACTCCCATTCCCCTGCAGTACAAGAAGGTCTTCTCAAACAACGGCAGCTCCTACAACCCTGccacaggtacagttgaagtcggaagtttacatacaccttagccaaatacatttaaactcagtttttcacaattcctgacatttaatcctagtaaaaaattccctgtcttaggtcagttaggatcaccactttattttaagaatgtgaaatgtcagaataatagtagagataattatttaattcagcttttatttctttcatcacattcccagtgggtcagaagtttacatacactcaattagtatttggtagcattgcctttaaattgtttaacatgggtcaaatgttttgggtagcctttcacaagcttcccacaataagttgggtgaattttggcccattcctcctgacagagctggtgtaactgagtcaggtttgtaggcctccttgctctcacacgctttttcagttctgcccacacattttctgtatgattgaggtcagggctttgtgatggccactccaataccttgactttgttgtccttaaggcattttgccacaactttggaagtatgcttggggtcattgtccatttggaagaccgatttgcgaccaagctttaacttcctgactgatgtcttgagatgttgcttcaatatatccacataattttccttcctcatgatgccatctatttgtgaagtgcaccagtccctcctgcagcaaagcacccccacagcatgatgctgccaccccgtgcttcacggttgggatggtgttcttcggcttgcaagccaccccccgatggtcattatggccaaacagttatatttttgtttaatcagaccagaggacatttcttcaaagagtatgatctttgtccccatgtgcagttgcaaacctggCCTTTTaatagcggttttggagcagtggcttcttccttgctgagcggcctttcaggttatgtcgatataggactcgttttactgtggatatagatacttttgtacctgtttcctccagcatcttcacaaggtcctttgctgttgttctgggattgatttgcacttttcgcaccaaagtacattcatctctaggagacagaacgtgtctccttcctgagtggtatgacagctgcgtggtcccatcaatcaatcaatcaattttattttatatagcccttcttacatcagctaatatctcgaagtgctgtacagaaacccagcctaaaaccccaaacagctagtaatgcaggtgtagaagcacggtggctaggaaaaactccctagaaaggcaaaacctaggaagaaacctagagaggaaccaggctatgaggggtggccagtcctccatggtatttatacttgtgtactattgtttgtacagatgaacatggtaccttcaggcgtttggaaattgctcccaaggatgaaccagacttgtggaggtctatacattttctggaattttccaagctgtttaaaggcacagtcaacttagtgtatgtaaacttttgacccactggaattgtgatagagtgaattataagtgaaatcatctctgtaaacaactgttggaaaaattacttgtgtcatgcacaaagtagatgtcctaaccgacttgccaaaactattgtttgttaacaagaaatttgtggagtggttgaaaaacaagttttaatgactccaacctaagtgtatgtaaacttccgacttcaactgtactagatattctgtgtgtgtgtgtgtgtgtgttttgaaacTAAAAGCTATGTACCTACAGGTATCTTCACTGCAACGGTCAAAGGAATGTACTACTTCCGTTTCTCGATGATGAACAACCTGAATGCCACTCCTAATTCTGTGGTGTGCTTGACCAAGAATGGGCAGAGGCTGGTGTCTGTCTGGGACACTGCAGGATCTGATGCCAACGACATTGACAGCAACGCGGTGGTCATTCCTCTGGAGGTGGGAGATAATGTCTATGTTGAGTTGAAGGCTAACAGGCTCATCTAtgagtggtgtagtggtctaagtcactgcatcacagctgtgccactagagatcttggttcgaatccaggctctgtcgtagccggccgtgaccgggagacccatggggcggcgcacaattggcccagggtaggggagggaatggccggcagggatgtagctcagttggtagagcatggcgtttgcaacgccagggttgcgggttcgattcccacggggggccagtatataaaataaaataatgtatgcactcactaactgtaagtcgctctggataagagcatctgctaaatgactaaaaaaaatacAACACCTTCAGTGGCTTCCTGCTCGTAAACCTGGAACACATTTCAACGGCTAAATGGTTGAAATTCCTTTATTTTCGTTAGTAGACATAAAATAGTAATCTGTGCTTCATAGAACACTGTGGGGTTAAAATGCAGTGCAATAATGTATAAGAATATGCTGTCATCAGGTGGACATGTAACTgtataaatatatacaaaatCTATTGATTCTAGACGTAACTAAACATATTTGTACAGTAATGTAATAACTTTGACTATATCTACATGAACTTACATCTGTCAATAAACTTTTAAACATTCATGAAAAAACATTAATTTACTATTAAGATACTTACTCTTAGTATGTGCACAGTGCCATAACTCATGTCTGAATTCCCCCTAACTGAACTGGGTATTATATTGATCATTTTGTGGTACATTTGAAAGGAAGATACACGCATTTCAAAATGGATTTTCCAAGATACTGACAAAGTAAACTCAATGTATGAAGACCCTGTCAATCACATTTAATGTGTATGTAACTAAGTGAAAAATAGTGATTGTCACGTCAAATAATGTCCTGTTATCATATGAGTTTCAATTGACAGGGTCTTTATTTCAATCATACATTCGCCAAAAAAGTTAGTTGTGGATAGGGGTTTCAGATCTGAAATAAGTGTTTCCCATGTACCATCATGGAAGAACAGTAAtgtagggagagacagagggaagaggtcATGGGGGCACATAAAGCATAGAGATCTGCATAGTTTATGATTATGTTATAAGCTAAATGCTAAACACGTTTACATTTCTTAAGTGACCTTTAAATGCCTTGCAGTCTTTAAGCTTCTGTTTTTAACGTCATTACTTCTCTTTACTCAATTTTTTTAAAAGCAGGTCCATTTATTTAGTCTTTTTGCGCAAGTCTGTATTTTCCCTCTCTGTTAACCACCCAAAAGTTTCCAGCATCTTGTGCAATATTTGACAAGTGCACAATTTAAAAGGAAAGACTGGGCTGAGAAACAATACAGAATGATGCTGCAGGAAAGGTTTCAGAAGGCTTTGAGAATGAAGGGTATTGCAGTCTTTTTGCTGGCACtatgctgctgtctgtctgggagACCACGAGGACCAGAAAGCATGCTGCCCATCTGACCCTTGTTCTCTGATGAAATAACTGATATCTATAGGAGAGAAACTAGGAGCCATGGGGGAGAAACTGGGaactattacattttagtcatttagcaatgctcttatccagagtgacttacaggagcaattagggttaagtgccttgctcaagggcacatcgacagatttttcacctagtcggctcggggattagaaccagtaacctttcgattactggcacaacgcacttaaccactaagctacctgccgccccatgggGATAACCTGAGACTCATGGAGACCCGGTTACAAACCAGTGAGAATGAAGTGGAGGAGCTGAAGAGACTAACTGGAGGTAATGTAGCCCTTTTCACATTTGTCCCAGCCTCCTATCCACCCATTGCTTCTCTGTCTATTATAGGGATTATCCTATATTTAACTTTCTAACAGCCTCTGATCTTTGAATACATTATTACAACTGATATAATATACAGTTCAATATAGATAATCTTATCCATCCTGTATCTCTCTTAGGCCGGCCTCAGGTGGCCTTCTCCGCAACTCTCCGGGAGACAGGCAATGCCGCTGGGAACACTGGACCTTTCACCACTCCCATTCCCCTGCAGTACAAGAAGGTCTTCTCAAACACTGGCAGCTCCTATAACCCTGCCACAGGTACTagatattctgtgtgtgtgttgcatcaTGTTGTGAAACTAAAAGCTATGCCCCTACAGGTATCTTCACTGCCACGGTCAAAGGAATGTACTACTTCCGTTTCTCGATGATGAACAACCTGAATGACACTCCTAATTTTGTGGTGTGCTTGACCAAGAATGGCCAGAGGCTGGTGTCTGTCTGGGACACTGTAGGAACCGATGCCCAAGACAGTGGCAGCAACGCAGTGGTCATTCCTCTGGAGGTGGGAGATAATGTCTATGTTGAGTTACAGGCTAACAGGCTGGTCTATGATGACGGCATGAACTACAACACCTTCAGTGGCTTCCTGCTCTTCACCATGTAAACATGGAACACATTTCAACAGCTAACTGGTTGATATTACTTAATTTTTATATAAGGGCTGTATTCAAGCCATATCGCCGAAGTACCACGttgacatttaaaggcaatgttcccgcggcGGCGGCTGCATTTACAGCAAACACTGCATAATTTCAAGCACGCTACAGCGCAGATTTTCACCGATATGGATTGAATCCAGTCCTTAAGTTAGTAGACATAAAATAGTAATCTGTAGCACACAGTGAGGTTATAATGCAGTAGAATTATATGCTTCCTATCTTTTATTGTCACACTTCCCACAAGGCTGCTGTTCCACCACAAGCCATACTCTTTCACAAAAGAATATGCTGTCATCTGGTGGACATAAGTAACTGTCAAAATAAAAAGCCATTGGTCTTAGAGGCAACTAAACATTTTTTGTACAGTAATCTTTCACTGAGATAAAGAAAAAAAGACTTCCAAATTCATAGCGGTTACAATACATGCACATTAAACTTACATCTGTCAAATGTTTACCATCCATACTTGGTGCAAAAATATTCCTTTATTATTAAGACACTTACTCTATTCACAGTAGTCTTAATTCACAGGGTTATTCTTTTCAAAACCGTACATATGTCCAAAATAACTAGTAGGACTTAGAGGTTTTTCGATCTGAAATCAGAGAATTGTTTCACAAGAGCCGCAATGTACAGAGTTTAGTGGTTCAAGCGCTATAcaacattttctggaatgtttGAAAGACATTTCACAAACATGGGTGTCTGAATTTCTGCTTGTTTGTGTTTCGATATGTATTCACAGTTCTGACCAAACATATTCCTTTACTATGAGTTTGGCTGAACACAGTGCCTCCCCCTGGTCGTTGGTGGCCCTACAGGTGTAAATATCAGAGTCCTCTGGCCCAACTTGGGCCAGGACCAGGGTGCAGAGCCCATCCTCTTCATACTCTATCTGCACCCGGGATGACTCCTCCAGAAGCTCCTCACCCTTCAACCACACCACCTCTGGGTCAGGGTACCCTGAAAGGAGAGGTCAGAGAAGGGatcagaggggggagagagagaggaaacagccaATGACAAGAGCTCAGGAAATGGAATGTAACACTTACACACTAACTACTTGAAAAGCTTGAAGTGTTTTACACAGCAGGATGCAGCTGTGCGTCCTTGAGCAAGGGAGTTAATTAGGCATGATTGCTCTTAATCAATGTCCAACTTTAAAACAAAGCATTTAAAATCTTTACAAGCACCAGCTGAAACTTAGTGAAAATGTATAATTCGGTCAACCAAACATGTGGAAGCCTTTTGTAGTGTAAATCAGTGTATAGGTAGGTACCTGTGAGGTGACAGGAGAGGCGGGCGGTGGAGCCCTGGGAGGCTGTCTGGTCCGTTAGGGTCAGGGAGAACTGGGGCACCCCCTGGAGTTTGACCTCTAGAGACCGCAGGGC
Encoded proteins:
- the LOC121570218 gene encoding protein HP-25 homolog 1-like — its product is MGDNLRLMETRLQTSQPQVAFSATLQETGNAAGNTGPFTTPIPLQYKKVFSNNGSSYNPATGIFTATVKGMYYFRFSMMNNLNATPNSVVCLTKNGQRLVSVWDTAGSDANDIDSNAVVIPLEVGDNVYVELKANRLIYEWCSGEKLGAMGEKLGTITF
- the LOC121569573 gene encoding complement C1q-like protein 2; the encoded protein is METRLQTSENEVEELKRLTGGRPQVAFSATLRETGNAAGNTGPFTTPIPLQYKKVFSNTGSSYNPATGIFTATVKGMYYFRFSMMNNLNDTPNFVVCLTKNGQRLVSVWDTVGTDAQDSGSNAVVIPLEVGDNVYVELQANRLVYDDGMNYNTFSGFLLFTM